The window aggggaaaacaatctgtcttatttcgtggctctaaggccttatttataggattacaagttgtagaaatccaaagaagaatgtgctaaaaacaagacatagaaactagaaatgaagactttgactaaagaccgaaattaatgatttttgttgaattCTTTTTCCCATGCACGACCAAGACTTCCTTGCTGACTCCCTCTTGGTATTCTTGATGAGAATGTGCTTGAAATGGACTGAGAAAAGGGCTGGTCgaatttggaaagaaacaatcccataatgaactttttatgaacttttctttaggctgaaaaggcccatttcgcccagcagctgaaccagctccatcttcagtgttacttagctcattcagctccaagctagtATCATTttgctcactcagctcatccagctccaGAGTAGTGTCACtcagctcactcagctcatctagCTCGCCCAAGTAAGTGTTAcctcgtccagctcgtccaaagtggattctagctcgaccatatgtcttcaaaagtgaagttggacgggaaagacaagccccagtatggtcagatcggtcatctggccatggttccagccaaagctcctttCCGGACGTATGCGGGACGGTCCAGTACACTGCACGGTCAGTCTGTCcggtacggtgaaaaacatgaacctcggttgaaatgttcagaacgttctggtctccaggctggttcggctccatgtactgagccgtggaccgcggtctatcattccctccttcttcaaaaggatttgtcctcaaatccaaagtacctatatcaaaaagagatgaatcagatacaaatgaattaaaattcatggaaaattcagggaatgaaaaatatggacagaaacttccttggagttttgaagtcattttcatcaaggaattccaagtactttggcgtccattggtgcttgctctgcttataaactgatcatgcttatcctgtttattcaaagcaactagagaaaccacatcaaatctgccaaagaaataatcaaagggtttctctatccttaagacaTCAAAATCAGGATCCATgcccttaggataatcatcaaggacgtgggcaagcattaagcaagtaagctggttgccaaaaatcgatttatcaatctcaaaatcaggccaaagtgagaaactgttatggaaagaaagagacaatgccaaatttgaaaaattatcatcatgaacgaaatcaaaagaattctttggcctaagAAATTTTAGTTCATGCTCTTTCCTgcaccaaatctctttcaaagcacagctcaatgaaatcaattcatgaaaaggtttgagcaaaacggttttcaaccaagtaagaatatgttttctttttgaaattctcgttttcaaaacattttcaggaagagtagaggcaatcaactcatgatccttacagtgcttttggtttagacaggagaatgactgaggaaacacctttggttcatggaggatcggttttggctcaggccgattctttctggggcatgaatctcctttagaaatctggtactcgcggatagatggactgaagaacctccggtttggaaaattcataacgtcTTCATCAGTGAAGCTTTTCATGCGATTacaagcctcagtgaatccttgatgagttggctttcttgtaaaattggattcaagacaaaagaccttcggactgttgagatatccttcttggactgaacctctgttGCTGGCACCAAGGTAGTCggtttgaacaacaaagcttctccaaatctgaggttgttgggcacgcccaatgctttcattcagaggctgaacctgtctttcctggatactcaaaacaaacactaaaagactaggatcaaatgtgcaagataaatatttgttcaaatcacaaatcaagatatcttttccaagaacaaattgcacatttttcagcctttcaaggtgctcatcaaagtaaatattacagacaagaattttatcaagatatgcaacaacagtattcattttcaaaatgggcatatccttcccaacatctgaacacacaagcttaagttcagtttgagaatcatttatcaaaagttcaaggcatttctcaaagaatgtgttgtaaaccaaaatatcatcagaactcaagacaacaccattatcacgaaatgatctcagaaaatgccaagtattatcagtttcaaaactcaagagatcaggctgcaaaacagaaccacaaaattcaagatcacgaaaatcattttcagtttcaagtgaTTTCTGTTCCAGCAACTTCTGAATCAAAATTTCGTCCAAGGCATAAGAGGATGCAAACAATTCATCAGTGATCAGTACATGTCTAGAAGAACTCAGATCAAAGCTATTTCCTTTGCAAACAAACGAATCAAGAGATTTTTcagcacaaaaatcagtttgttgcaaatcaagatcaaatggccttccaagaagatgaaaacctttgttatgttccaagaactgatcaaagctcaaaataattcCATAAGTGATGCCATTGACATTTTGAAAACGTGATTGATCAAGAcatttatcaggttcaaagatttttaaagaattaatcaggttatcaaaaacagattttgaaacaaaaaaatctttcatCTTGTCAAGACCAAAACGAATTACATCATCAGTACTGACTTTCACAAACATGTCAGGCAGAGAATTAAGAGAAGAAGGTTcctcacagtgctcttgaagatcaggaggtaaaggggcaggagttgtgCCGGGATCAAAGCATAGATAGTTCTCCATAGCAATGGATgtgatgcttgttgcttcttcatcaaagactggaccaggttcgtcctcctcatcaaagataggacctagatcatagtgtcaagacatgggcactgatgtggaaaatccagtggctcttcctcaaaaacctgtggagacaaaacaagactactcggaagctccggttgcaaaacagttagttctacaatagcttgttcattatcaagattaaactcagtttcaagagaaggaagatcacaatttttttcacaaaacatcaaactttcaattagctcttcatcagattcatcaaaaatgggtagagaatctgaaaaatctttaagttcttcaaaatggttttcagatttaccttgggctttcttactgataaacaaggatggctcagctactggagcacgtgtggatgtgctcttcttttggctcttgctgacgtccttgagggctttgtccacacccttcacaaagttatcacaaaattgttggacatcaaactgaagcaatcgccttcttggatcagattcacctttggatgtattgacatgctctttgctccacctgtttggtttttcctgcacactaacacactcatcaaaataattcaaagaagatttaaaggaggtttgagagacagaaagtcgtgggtgcttctccttgttacttttcctttggAGACCAAACATCGTAAACCTaaaaaatctcaacacaaaagttagtagataaaaacctcacactctcaagtgtttgatcctcacccacacaagtgtttctctcagatttaggtgatcacacacaagttttttactcaatgttctaagagaacaaatcaaggaatcccaatgggcaaatccaagcaaacaagggaattttctcaagatagatagataagagatttttgatttttttgaaatccgttttaaccacctcaaaggctaaatttctcctcagccagcaggctttctcttccaccaccaatccccaaatgaaactttcgatttctatttttttttatgaggatctttctttcttttttttttttttgattagatctttttttttgatatggtggatggtaatgaggggcccggatttaagaaaggtagaagaagaagtttttataagaaaatggaagatgagaaagatgaatgaaatagacaataccggaagagtggctctgataccacttgatagaaccaaaataaggatcactcttcggtaaggttgatatgaactcagatccgagaggaatgagaactgatggatcgaggggtgacactaagggttgcagaatagcccaaagatactaccagacttcgatcgttgccggatgtgacgcacctgtccaacaaaagaaggatcgaaacttggagataacctcaccaagaaactaagaacaagttctacaaagaacaaagagttttaactcaacaaaaggggaaaacaatctgtcttatttcgtggctctaaggccttatttataggattacaagttgtagaaatccaaagaagaatgtgctaaaaacaagacatagaaactagaaatgaagactttgactaaagaccgaaattaatgatttttgttgaattATTTTTCCCATGCACGACCAAGACTTCCTTGCTGACTCCCTCTTGGTATTCTTGATGAGAATGTGCTTGAAATGGACTGAGAAAAGGGCTGGTCgaatttggaaagaaacaatcccataatgaactttttatgaacttttctttgggctgaaaaggctcatttcgcccagcagctgaaccagctccatcttcagtgttacttagctcattcagctccaagctagtgtcattttgctcactcagctcatccagctccaGAGTAGTGTCACTCAGCTCACTCAGCTCACTCAGCTCGCCCAAGTAAGTGTTAcctcgtccagctcgtccaaagtggattctagctcgaccatatgtcttcaaaagtgaagttggacgggaaagacaagccccagtatggtcagatcggtcatctggccatggttccagccaaagctcctttCCGGACGTATGCGGGACGGTCCAGTACACTGCACGGTCAGTCTGTCcggtacggtgaaaaacatgaacctcggttgaaatgttcagaacgttctgGTCTCCAGGCTGGTttggctccatgtactgatccgtggaccgcggtctatcaGGCGGCGTGTCCTAAGTCGCGACGATCTCTGTCTTCGTTTGTTGTCTTGCTAGGTGACTCACCTATCTcctggaagacgaagaagcagAACACAGTCTCTCACTCTTCAGCTGAAGCAGAGTACAGGTCAGTGGCGGCGGCGTTGCGAGAGCTCAAATGGCTTAAGCGACTCTTGCGAGACTTCGGAGTGCAACACTCTGCGCCAATGGTAATGTTCTGCGACAGTAAATCAGCGTTGTATATTGCAGCCAACCCTGTGTTTCACGTGCGCACGAAACACATCGAAGCTGACTGTCATAGTGTCAGAGACGCAGTTCAAGATAAGTCGATCGTGACTAGACATGTTCGTACAACAGAACAGCTAGCAGACATCATGACTACAGCGTTGGGAGCTCCTGCGTTTCACTATCTGTTGGCCAAGTTAGGTGTTCGTAATCTCCACGCACCAACTTGAAGGGGAGTGTTAGTGATGGTTATGTCGGGTTAGAGTGTACCGGTTAGGAGATATGGTATCTTGGAGTATAAGTTAATAGATAAGAGATAAGTACGAAGTACGAAGTAGTTGTGATAAGTATAGATCTGATATGTTGAGATCTTGATTGtaactaatatatatgtaaGTTGTACGTGATCAATACAACTCAGAACATTCACAACATCTTCTTCCTTAGTTTACAGTAAGTCCCAGTTCAGTTTATTTACTTGCATAAGTTTATTGATGTTTAGTGATTTTGATGGCTTGATGCAGTCATGTATAAGCATCTGTTCTTACCGAGTACTTGATTTTTAATCAGGAGTGTGGAATTGCTTACAGTTTTTTAACCCTCTCTTTTGCTCTTTTGAGCCGCTCTCTTCCTGGACCAGTGAGtgttgtgtttttttgtttcatgttgTAAGTTTTCTTTGAAACCTGTGTTATGATCTCAAGTTGTGAAGCAAGTTGGTAAAGTTTTAGACTGTGCTTTTTTGGCAATATAATCTTcttaatctaactctgtgtgatgCTATTGATCTCTGCATATTAAAAGATCAGAAGAAGCTCCAAGGACAGCTTGAATCAGAACGAGAGGCGCTTTACGGGTCAAAACCAGTTCTAAGTCTTACAATAAACAGAAACTAACATATCATTATAGTGATGAATATATTCTCTTAATTTTATTGTTGAACAAATTCTTTTCTTCACCTGCATGAAGAAGAGGGCTTGATGTTGCTAGACTTCCCTCAAAGAAACAGTCAATGATTCCAACGCTGTCGGTATCATCAGGTTACAAACATATTACTCAACTTCTTCTGAAATTTCTTAGTTACTAAATTCACGAAAGTGAAGTAGATGAGAGTAAACTTAAATTAGTTTTTTCTTTCCAGGTTTCTGCTGATCAAAGATAGAGATTGGCAATATCTGTGGAGAGGCTTGACCAGTTAGCGACATAATCAGAGATAGTAGACGAAATATCTTGCTGTATCAGTTCTTCAAGATATGAGCCAGCACGACAAACTCTCCTTCACTCGCATAGCAAGGTATGGTGCCAACATTACATCAATCGCACGCATTTGCTGTCTCAAAATCAAAACCATAAAGATGAAGACTATTTACTCATATACATTTACTCATTAGGTGCAAATGCATGACCATATACCTTTCGTATGTGAATGTAGCTTCATGGTGTGGATGAGGATGAGGTTTTCAAGGATATCTCTTTCCCCCTTTGTTGCTTGGTGTGATTTCCCACACAGCTGCATAAATGTCTTTATGGTCCTCCTCCTTTAGACTACAATAGTATCACCTTTCTTTAATCTTCTTCAATGTGTTAATGTCGGAAACTTTTTGCCTAGAAAGAAACTCTCTGTCTCCTTAAATACTCTCTACTGGTACTGATTTAGTTGCATCTCTTGTGTCTCAATCAAAAACAGATGGGAGAAAGGATCAGCGACAACAGACGCATACACAACTTTCAGAACATAAAGCCAACAATCGAAACAACAAAGTGAATGGGTCCACAGCAACAGAAGCGGAAGCAGCATTAGTGGTTGCTAAAAGATCTGACTCTGGTGGTCAACAAGGCTCTGTTATACATTTTCTCGCCAACTATTTTCTTGTCAAGTTTGATCCTTCACAGAAGATATAGCATTACAACGTTGGAATCTCTCAAACCCTTCAAAGGAAATTACTCGGATAATCAAACAAAAACTCGTGGAGACTAGGCAGAGTAGCTACTCTGGTGCTGTCCCTGCTTTTGATGCTAGGAAAAACATTTACAGCCCTGTGGAGTTTCAAGAAGATaggtttgatttatttgctaAACTCCCTATCCCATCCTGCAATATTTTGATCAAGTGTGGTGACTTGCGTGAGAAGCTACCAGTAGAAGAAGATTGATAAAATGTTTAGGGTTAACATGAGGCTTGTGTCCAAGTTTGATGGGAAGAAACAGAGAAAGGAAGGTGAAAACTAGGCTCCTCTGCCATAATACATTCATGCTCTTTATGTGGACTTGTCAATGGAGAAGTGTACATCGTTTTTGGAAGATTTCATTATTAAGTACTCTATAACTTTGACACCTCATCatcattttaaaagaatttatatATTGTCCTCAAAttttcaacttcttcttctttatatcaaacctataaacatataattaatttgattaaattacataatataataaaatattaaaatctatttttagtttatatcaagcccaaacaaatgaaaaaaaaaatgaaagtagcgaattttttttcttctctttaatcaccaagattttttttttaaaaaactttcatACTAAAACATATTCTTTTGTTAcaagaaaacataaattaaaaagaaaataaattacgGAGCTCAAAAAATTTGGCTCAAAAATAGACAAACTCAC is drawn from Brassica rapa cultivar Chiifu-401-42 chromosome A05, CAAS_Brap_v3.01, whole genome shotgun sequence and contains these coding sequences:
- the LOC117133934 gene encoding uncharacterized protein LOC117133934, producing the protein MENYLCFDPGTTPAPLPPDLQEHLFVLSIQERQVQPLNESIGRAQQPQIWRSFVVQTDYLGASNRGSVQEGYLNSPKVFCLESNFTRKPTHQGFTEACNRMKSFTDEDVMNFPNRRFFSPSIREYQISKGDSCPRKNRPEPKPILHEPKVFPQSFSCLNQKHCKDHELIASTLPENVLKTRISKRKHILTWLKTVLLKPFHELISLSCALKEIWCRKEHELKFLRPKNSFDFVHDDNFSNLALSLSFHNSFSLWPDFEIDKSIFGNQLTCLMLAHVLDDYPKGMDPDFDVLRIEKPFDYFFGRFDVVSLVALNKQDKHDQFISRASTNGRQSTWNSLMKMTSKLQGSFCPYFSFPEFSMNFNSFVSDSSLFDIGTLDLRTNPFEEGGNDRPRSTAQYMEPNQPGDQNVLNISTEVHVFHRTGQTDRAVYWTVPHTSGKELWLEPWPDDRSDHTGACLSRPTSLLKTYGRARIHFGRAGRGNTYLGELDELSELSDTTLELDELSEQNDTSLELNELSNTEDGAGSAAGRNGPFQPKEKFIKSSLWDCFFPNSTSPFLSPFQAHSHQEYQEGVSKEVLVVHGKKNSTKIINFGL